A region from the Excalfactoria chinensis isolate bCotChi1 chromosome 24, bCotChi1.hap2, whole genome shotgun sequence genome encodes:
- the CDC27 gene encoding cell division cycle protein 27 homolog isoform X1, with protein sequence MTVLQEPVQAAIWQALNHYAYRDAVFLAERLYAEVHSEEALFLLATCYYRSGKAYKAYRLLKGHSCTTPQCKYLLAKCCVDLSKLAEGEQILSGGVLNKQKSHDDIVTEFGDSACFTLSLLGHVYCKTDRLAKGSECYQKSLSLNPFLWSPFESLCEIGEKPDPDQTFKLTSLQNFSSCLPNTCTTLVSNHNISHRQPETVLMETPQDTIELNRINLESSNAKYSSLNTDSSMSYIDSAVISPDAVPLGSGTAILSKQAQNKPKTGRSLLGGPAALSPLTPSFGILPLETPSPGDGSYLQNYTNSSSVIDVPSTGAPSKKAVTRISQAGTKSVFSQSGNSREVTPILVAQTQSSGPQTSTTPQVLSPTIAAPPNSLPRRSSRLFTSDSSTTKENSKKLKMKFPPKIANRKTKSKTNKGGITQPNINDSLEITKLDSSIISEGKISTVTPQIQAFTLQKAAAEGLMSLLRDMGKGYLALCSYNCKEAINILSHLPSHHYNTGWVLCQIGRAYFELAEYMQAERIFSEVRRIENYRVEGMEIYSTTLWHLQKDVALSVLSKDLTDMDKNSPEAWCAAGNCFSLQREHDIAIKFFQRAIQVDPNYAYAYTLLGHEFVLTEELDKALACFRNAIRVNSRHYNAWYGLGMIYYKQEKFSLAEMHFQKALDINPQSSVLLCHIGVVQHALKKSEKALDTLNKAINIDPKNPLCKFHRASVLFANEKYKSALQELEELKQIVPKESLVYFLIGKVYKKLGQTHLALMNFSWAMDLDPKGANNQIKEAIDKRYLPDDEEPITQEEQISECYPYESVGTDESQESSMTDADDTQLHAVESDEF encoded by the exons GGCATATAAAGCATACAGGCTCCTAAAGGGACACAGCTGTACTACTCCGCAGTGTAAATACCTGCTTGCAAAATGTTGTGTTGACCTCAGCAA gcttGCAGAAGGAGAGCAGATCTTATCTGGTGGAGTGttgaataaacagaaaagccaTGATGACATTGTCACGGAGTTCGGTGACTCTGCGTGCTTTACGCTCTCCTTACTGGGACATGTCTACTG CAAGACAGACCGGCTTGCCAAAGGATCAGAATGTTACCAAAAGAGCCTTAGTTTAAATCCTTTCCTCTGGTCCCCTTTTGAATCGCTGTGTGAAATAG GTGAAAAACCAGACCCCGACCAAACATTTAAATTAACATCTTTACAGAACTTCAGCAGCTGTCTGCCTAACACTTGCACAACGTTGGTATCTAATCACAACATATCTCACAGGCAGCCTGAGACTGTGCTGATGGAAACACCGCAAGACACAATT gagttGAACAGGATCAACCTAGAATCCTCTAATGCAAAATACTCCTCCTTGAACACAGATTCCTCTATGTCTTACATTGACTCAGCTGTCATTTCACCAGATGCTGTCCCTCTTGGGTCAGGAACTGCTATCTTGTCAAAACAGGctcaaaataaaccaaaaactGGGCGAAGTTTACTGGGAGGACCTGCTGCTTTGAGCCCATTAACTCCAAG CTTTGGAATTTTGCCACTAGAAACCCCAAGCCCTGGAGATGGATCCTATTTACAAAACTACACAAACTCTTCTTCTGTAATCGATGTGCCATCCACTGGAGCACCTTCAAAGAAG GCAGTCACCAGGATCAGCCAGGCTGGAACAAAATCAGTCTTCTCCCAGAGTGGAAATAGCCGGGAGGTCACTCCAATCCTCGTTGCACAAACACAGAGCTCTGGTCCACAGACAAG tacaaCACCTCAGGTATTGAGCCCAACAATTGCTGCTCCACCAAACTCACTGCCTCGAAGAAGCTCTCGCCTTTTTACTAGTGATAGCTCCACAACAAAG GAAAATAGcaaaaagctaaaaatgaagTTTCCACCTAAGAttgcaaacaggaaaacaaaaagcaaaacaaataaggGAGGGATAACTCAGCCAAACATAAATGATAGCTTGGAAATTACCAAACTGGACTCTTCCATcatttcagaagggaaaatatcTACTGTTACACCACAGATCCAGGCTTTTACGctacagaaggcagcagcag aaGGTTTGATGAGCCTTCTTCGTGACATGGGGAAAGGTTATTTAGCCCTGTGCTCGTACAACTGCAAAGAAGCGATAAATATTTTAAGCCATTTGCCATCTCACCACTACAACACTGGCTGGGTGCTGTGCCAGATTGGAAGAGCTTACTTTGAACTTGCAGAATACATGCAG GCTGAAAGGATATTTTCAGAAGTGAGGAGGATTGAAAACTACAGAGTAGAAGGCATGGAGATCTATTCAACTACGCTGTGGCATCTGCAGAAAGATGTTgctctttcagttctttcaaaGGATTTAACAGACATGGATAAAAACTCACCAGAG GCATGGTGTGCTGCAGGGAACTGCTTCAGCTTGCAACGAGAGCATGACATTGCAATCAAGTTCTTCCAGAGAGCCATTCAAGTTGATCCAAACTATGCTTACGCCTACACCCTTTTGGGGCATGAATTTGTGTTAACAGAAGAGCTAGACAAAGCACTAGCTTGTTTTAGGAATGCAATCAGAGTCAACTCCAGGCACTATAATGCATG gtATGGGTTGGGAATGATTTATTACAAACAGGAGAAATTCAGTTTAGCAGAAATGCATTTCCAGAAAGCACTTGATATCAATCCTCAGAGCTCAGTCTTACTGTGTCACATTGGAGTA GTCCAGCACGCACtgaaaaaatctgaaaaggCTTTGGATACTCTAAACAAAGCAATTAACATTGACCCCAAGAACCCACTATGCAAATTCCATAGAGCTTCTGTACTGTTTGCAAATGAGAAATACAAG tctGCTTTGCAAGAACTTGAAGAACTGAAACAGATTGTTCCCAAAGAGTCTCTTGTTTACTTCTTAATAGGAAAG gtTTATAAAAAGCTGGGGCAAACTCATTTGGCCCTAATGAATTTCTCCTGGGCGATGGACTTAGATCCCAAAGGAGCCAACAACCAAATTAAAGAGGCTATTGATAAACGTTACCTTCCAGATGATGAGGAACCAATAACTCAAGAAGAGCAAATCAGTGAATGTTATCCCTATGAATCAG TTGGCACAGACGAATCCCAAGAGAGCAGCATGACGGATGCAGATGacacacagctccatgcagttGAAAGCGATGAATTTTAA
- the CDC27 gene encoding cell division cycle protein 27 homolog isoform X2, with protein MTVLQEPVQAAIWQALNHYAYRDAVFLAERLYAEVHSEEALFLLATCYYRSGKAYKAYRLLKGHSCTTPQCKYLLAKCCVDLSKLAEGEQILSGGVLNKQKSHDDIVTEFGDSACFTLSLLGHVYCKTDRLAKGSECYQKSLSLNPFLWSPFESLCEIGEKPDPDQTFKLTSLQNFSSCLPNTCTTLVSNHNISHRQPETVLMETPQDTIELNRINLESSNAKYSSLNTDSSMSYIDSAVISPDAVPLGSGTAILSKQAQNKPKTGRSLLGGPAALSPLTPSFGILPLETPSPGDGSYLQNYTNSSSVIDVPSTGAPSKKAVTRISQAGTKSVFSQSGNSREVTPILVAQTQSSGPQTSTTPQVLSPTIAAPPNSLPRRSSRLFTSDSSTTKENSKKLKMKFPPKIANRKTKSKTNKGGITQPNINDSLEITKLDSSIISEGKISTVTPQIQAFTLQKAAAGLMSLLRDMGKGYLALCSYNCKEAINILSHLPSHHYNTGWVLCQIGRAYFELAEYMQAERIFSEVRRIENYRVEGMEIYSTTLWHLQKDVALSVLSKDLTDMDKNSPEAWCAAGNCFSLQREHDIAIKFFQRAIQVDPNYAYAYTLLGHEFVLTEELDKALACFRNAIRVNSRHYNAWYGLGMIYYKQEKFSLAEMHFQKALDINPQSSVLLCHIGVVQHALKKSEKALDTLNKAINIDPKNPLCKFHRASVLFANEKYKSALQELEELKQIVPKESLVYFLIGKVYKKLGQTHLALMNFSWAMDLDPKGANNQIKEAIDKRYLPDDEEPITQEEQISECYPYESVGTDESQESSMTDADDTQLHAVESDEF; from the exons GGCATATAAAGCATACAGGCTCCTAAAGGGACACAGCTGTACTACTCCGCAGTGTAAATACCTGCTTGCAAAATGTTGTGTTGACCTCAGCAA gcttGCAGAAGGAGAGCAGATCTTATCTGGTGGAGTGttgaataaacagaaaagccaTGATGACATTGTCACGGAGTTCGGTGACTCTGCGTGCTTTACGCTCTCCTTACTGGGACATGTCTACTG CAAGACAGACCGGCTTGCCAAAGGATCAGAATGTTACCAAAAGAGCCTTAGTTTAAATCCTTTCCTCTGGTCCCCTTTTGAATCGCTGTGTGAAATAG GTGAAAAACCAGACCCCGACCAAACATTTAAATTAACATCTTTACAGAACTTCAGCAGCTGTCTGCCTAACACTTGCACAACGTTGGTATCTAATCACAACATATCTCACAGGCAGCCTGAGACTGTGCTGATGGAAACACCGCAAGACACAATT gagttGAACAGGATCAACCTAGAATCCTCTAATGCAAAATACTCCTCCTTGAACACAGATTCCTCTATGTCTTACATTGACTCAGCTGTCATTTCACCAGATGCTGTCCCTCTTGGGTCAGGAACTGCTATCTTGTCAAAACAGGctcaaaataaaccaaaaactGGGCGAAGTTTACTGGGAGGACCTGCTGCTTTGAGCCCATTAACTCCAAG CTTTGGAATTTTGCCACTAGAAACCCCAAGCCCTGGAGATGGATCCTATTTACAAAACTACACAAACTCTTCTTCTGTAATCGATGTGCCATCCACTGGAGCACCTTCAAAGAAG GCAGTCACCAGGATCAGCCAGGCTGGAACAAAATCAGTCTTCTCCCAGAGTGGAAATAGCCGGGAGGTCACTCCAATCCTCGTTGCACAAACACAGAGCTCTGGTCCACAGACAAG tacaaCACCTCAGGTATTGAGCCCAACAATTGCTGCTCCACCAAACTCACTGCCTCGAAGAAGCTCTCGCCTTTTTACTAGTGATAGCTCCACAACAAAG GAAAATAGcaaaaagctaaaaatgaagTTTCCACCTAAGAttgcaaacaggaaaacaaaaagcaaaacaaataaggGAGGGATAACTCAGCCAAACATAAATGATAGCTTGGAAATTACCAAACTGGACTCTTCCATcatttcagaagggaaaatatcTACTGTTACACCACAGATCCAGGCTTTTACGctacagaaggcagcagcag GTTTGATGAGCCTTCTTCGTGACATGGGGAAAGGTTATTTAGCCCTGTGCTCGTACAACTGCAAAGAAGCGATAAATATTTTAAGCCATTTGCCATCTCACCACTACAACACTGGCTGGGTGCTGTGCCAGATTGGAAGAGCTTACTTTGAACTTGCAGAATACATGCAG GCTGAAAGGATATTTTCAGAAGTGAGGAGGATTGAAAACTACAGAGTAGAAGGCATGGAGATCTATTCAACTACGCTGTGGCATCTGCAGAAAGATGTTgctctttcagttctttcaaaGGATTTAACAGACATGGATAAAAACTCACCAGAG GCATGGTGTGCTGCAGGGAACTGCTTCAGCTTGCAACGAGAGCATGACATTGCAATCAAGTTCTTCCAGAGAGCCATTCAAGTTGATCCAAACTATGCTTACGCCTACACCCTTTTGGGGCATGAATTTGTGTTAACAGAAGAGCTAGACAAAGCACTAGCTTGTTTTAGGAATGCAATCAGAGTCAACTCCAGGCACTATAATGCATG gtATGGGTTGGGAATGATTTATTACAAACAGGAGAAATTCAGTTTAGCAGAAATGCATTTCCAGAAAGCACTTGATATCAATCCTCAGAGCTCAGTCTTACTGTGTCACATTGGAGTA GTCCAGCACGCACtgaaaaaatctgaaaaggCTTTGGATACTCTAAACAAAGCAATTAACATTGACCCCAAGAACCCACTATGCAAATTCCATAGAGCTTCTGTACTGTTTGCAAATGAGAAATACAAG tctGCTTTGCAAGAACTTGAAGAACTGAAACAGATTGTTCCCAAAGAGTCTCTTGTTTACTTCTTAATAGGAAAG gtTTATAAAAAGCTGGGGCAAACTCATTTGGCCCTAATGAATTTCTCCTGGGCGATGGACTTAGATCCCAAAGGAGCCAACAACCAAATTAAAGAGGCTATTGATAAACGTTACCTTCCAGATGATGAGGAACCAATAACTCAAGAAGAGCAAATCAGTGAATGTTATCCCTATGAATCAG TTGGCACAGACGAATCCCAAGAGAGCAGCATGACGGATGCAGATGacacacagctccatgcagttGAAAGCGATGAATTTTAA
- the CDC27 gene encoding cell division cycle protein 27 homolog isoform X4, which produces MTVLQEPVQAAIWQALNHYAYRDAVFLAERLYAEVHSEEALFLLATCYYRSGKAYKAYRLLKGHSCTTPQCKYLLAKCCVDLSKLAEGEQILSGGVLNKQKSHDDIVTEFGDSACFTLSLLGHVYCKTDRLAKGSECYQKSLSLNPFLWSPFESLCEIGEKPDPDQTFKLTSLQNFSSCLPNTCTTLVSNHNISHRQPETVLMETPQDTIELNRINLESSNAKYSSLNTDSSMSYIDSAVISPDAVPLGSGTAILSKQAQNKPKTGRSLLGGPAALSPLTPSFGILPLETPSPGDGSYLQNYTNSSSVIDVPSTGAPSKKAVTRISQAGTKSVFSQSGNSREVTPILVAQTQSSGPQTSTTPQVLSPTIAAPPNSLPRRSSRLFTSDSSTTKENSKKLKMKFPPKIANRKTKSKTNKGGITQPNINDSLEITKLDSSIISEGKISTVTPQIQAFTLQKAAAGLMSLLRDMGKGYLALCSYNCKEAINILSHLPSHHYNTGWVLCQIGRAYFELAEYMQAERIFSEVRRIENYRVEGMEIYSTTLWHLQKDVALSVLSKDLTDMDKNSPEAWCAAGNCFSLQREHDIAIKFFQRAIQVDPNYAYAYTLLGHEFVLTEELDKALACFRNAIRVNSRHYNAWYGLGMIYYKQEKFSLAEMHFQKALDINPQSSVLLCHIGVVQHALKKSEKALDTLNKAINIDPKNPLCKFHRASVLFANEKYKSALQELEELKQIVPKESLVYFLIGKIPKEPTTKLKRLLINVTFQMMRNQ; this is translated from the exons GGCATATAAAGCATACAGGCTCCTAAAGGGACACAGCTGTACTACTCCGCAGTGTAAATACCTGCTTGCAAAATGTTGTGTTGACCTCAGCAA gcttGCAGAAGGAGAGCAGATCTTATCTGGTGGAGTGttgaataaacagaaaagccaTGATGACATTGTCACGGAGTTCGGTGACTCTGCGTGCTTTACGCTCTCCTTACTGGGACATGTCTACTG CAAGACAGACCGGCTTGCCAAAGGATCAGAATGTTACCAAAAGAGCCTTAGTTTAAATCCTTTCCTCTGGTCCCCTTTTGAATCGCTGTGTGAAATAG GTGAAAAACCAGACCCCGACCAAACATTTAAATTAACATCTTTACAGAACTTCAGCAGCTGTCTGCCTAACACTTGCACAACGTTGGTATCTAATCACAACATATCTCACAGGCAGCCTGAGACTGTGCTGATGGAAACACCGCAAGACACAATT gagttGAACAGGATCAACCTAGAATCCTCTAATGCAAAATACTCCTCCTTGAACACAGATTCCTCTATGTCTTACATTGACTCAGCTGTCATTTCACCAGATGCTGTCCCTCTTGGGTCAGGAACTGCTATCTTGTCAAAACAGGctcaaaataaaccaaaaactGGGCGAAGTTTACTGGGAGGACCTGCTGCTTTGAGCCCATTAACTCCAAG CTTTGGAATTTTGCCACTAGAAACCCCAAGCCCTGGAGATGGATCCTATTTACAAAACTACACAAACTCTTCTTCTGTAATCGATGTGCCATCCACTGGAGCACCTTCAAAGAAG GCAGTCACCAGGATCAGCCAGGCTGGAACAAAATCAGTCTTCTCCCAGAGTGGAAATAGCCGGGAGGTCACTCCAATCCTCGTTGCACAAACACAGAGCTCTGGTCCACAGACAAG tacaaCACCTCAGGTATTGAGCCCAACAATTGCTGCTCCACCAAACTCACTGCCTCGAAGAAGCTCTCGCCTTTTTACTAGTGATAGCTCCACAACAAAG GAAAATAGcaaaaagctaaaaatgaagTTTCCACCTAAGAttgcaaacaggaaaacaaaaagcaaaacaaataaggGAGGGATAACTCAGCCAAACATAAATGATAGCTTGGAAATTACCAAACTGGACTCTTCCATcatttcagaagggaaaatatcTACTGTTACACCACAGATCCAGGCTTTTACGctacagaaggcagcagcag GTTTGATGAGCCTTCTTCGTGACATGGGGAAAGGTTATTTAGCCCTGTGCTCGTACAACTGCAAAGAAGCGATAAATATTTTAAGCCATTTGCCATCTCACCACTACAACACTGGCTGGGTGCTGTGCCAGATTGGAAGAGCTTACTTTGAACTTGCAGAATACATGCAG GCTGAAAGGATATTTTCAGAAGTGAGGAGGATTGAAAACTACAGAGTAGAAGGCATGGAGATCTATTCAACTACGCTGTGGCATCTGCAGAAAGATGTTgctctttcagttctttcaaaGGATTTAACAGACATGGATAAAAACTCACCAGAG GCATGGTGTGCTGCAGGGAACTGCTTCAGCTTGCAACGAGAGCATGACATTGCAATCAAGTTCTTCCAGAGAGCCATTCAAGTTGATCCAAACTATGCTTACGCCTACACCCTTTTGGGGCATGAATTTGTGTTAACAGAAGAGCTAGACAAAGCACTAGCTTGTTTTAGGAATGCAATCAGAGTCAACTCCAGGCACTATAATGCATG gtATGGGTTGGGAATGATTTATTACAAACAGGAGAAATTCAGTTTAGCAGAAATGCATTTCCAGAAAGCACTTGATATCAATCCTCAGAGCTCAGTCTTACTGTGTCACATTGGAGTA GTCCAGCACGCACtgaaaaaatctgaaaaggCTTTGGATACTCTAAACAAAGCAATTAACATTGACCCCAAGAACCCACTATGCAAATTCCATAGAGCTTCTGTACTGTTTGCAAATGAGAAATACAAG tctGCTTTGCAAGAACTTGAAGAACTGAAACAGATTGTTCCCAAAGAGTCTCTTGTTTACTTCTTAATAGGAAAG ATCCCAAAGGAGCCAACAACCAAATTAAAGAGGCTATTGATAAACGTTACCTTCCAGATGATGAGGAACCAATAA
- the CDC27 gene encoding cell division cycle protein 27 homolog isoform X3 → MTVLQEPVQAAIWQALNHYAYRDAVFLAERLYAEVHSEEALFLLATCYYRSGKAYKAYRLLKGHSCTTPQCKYLLAKCCVDLSKLAEGEQILSGGVLNKQKSHDDIVTEFGDSACFTLSLLGHVYCKTDRLAKGSECYQKSLSLNPFLWSPFESLCEIGEKPDPDQTFKLTSLQNFSSCLPNTCTTLVSNHNISHRQPETVLMETPQDTIELNRINLESSNAKYSSLNTDSSMSYIDSAVISPDAVPLGSGTAILSKQAQNKPKTGRSLLGGPAALSPLTPSFGILPLETPSPGDGSYLQNYTNSSSVIDVPSTGAPSKKAVTRISQAGTKSVFSQSGNSREVTPILVAQTQSSGPQTSTTPQVLSPTIAAPPNSLPRRSSRLFTSDSSTTKENSKKLKMKFPPKIANRKTKSKTNKGGITQPNINDSLEITKLDSSIISEGKISTVTPQIQAFTLQKAAAEGLMSLLRDMGKGYLALCSYNCKEAINILSHLPSHHYNTGWVLCQIGRAYFELAEYMQAERIFSEVRRIENYRVEGMEIYSTTLWHLQKDVALSVLSKDLTDMDKNSPEAWCAAGNCFSLQREHDIAIKFFQRAIQVDPNYAYAYTLLGHEFVLTEELDKALACFRNAIRVNSRHYNAWYGLGMIYYKQEKFSLAEMHFQKALDINPQSSVLLCHIGVVQHALKKSEKALDTLNKAINIDPKNPLCKFHRASVLFANEKYKSALQELEELKQIVPKESLVYFLIGKIPKEPTTKLKRLLINVTFQMMRNQ, encoded by the exons GGCATATAAAGCATACAGGCTCCTAAAGGGACACAGCTGTACTACTCCGCAGTGTAAATACCTGCTTGCAAAATGTTGTGTTGACCTCAGCAA gcttGCAGAAGGAGAGCAGATCTTATCTGGTGGAGTGttgaataaacagaaaagccaTGATGACATTGTCACGGAGTTCGGTGACTCTGCGTGCTTTACGCTCTCCTTACTGGGACATGTCTACTG CAAGACAGACCGGCTTGCCAAAGGATCAGAATGTTACCAAAAGAGCCTTAGTTTAAATCCTTTCCTCTGGTCCCCTTTTGAATCGCTGTGTGAAATAG GTGAAAAACCAGACCCCGACCAAACATTTAAATTAACATCTTTACAGAACTTCAGCAGCTGTCTGCCTAACACTTGCACAACGTTGGTATCTAATCACAACATATCTCACAGGCAGCCTGAGACTGTGCTGATGGAAACACCGCAAGACACAATT gagttGAACAGGATCAACCTAGAATCCTCTAATGCAAAATACTCCTCCTTGAACACAGATTCCTCTATGTCTTACATTGACTCAGCTGTCATTTCACCAGATGCTGTCCCTCTTGGGTCAGGAACTGCTATCTTGTCAAAACAGGctcaaaataaaccaaaaactGGGCGAAGTTTACTGGGAGGACCTGCTGCTTTGAGCCCATTAACTCCAAG CTTTGGAATTTTGCCACTAGAAACCCCAAGCCCTGGAGATGGATCCTATTTACAAAACTACACAAACTCTTCTTCTGTAATCGATGTGCCATCCACTGGAGCACCTTCAAAGAAG GCAGTCACCAGGATCAGCCAGGCTGGAACAAAATCAGTCTTCTCCCAGAGTGGAAATAGCCGGGAGGTCACTCCAATCCTCGTTGCACAAACACAGAGCTCTGGTCCACAGACAAG tacaaCACCTCAGGTATTGAGCCCAACAATTGCTGCTCCACCAAACTCACTGCCTCGAAGAAGCTCTCGCCTTTTTACTAGTGATAGCTCCACAACAAAG GAAAATAGcaaaaagctaaaaatgaagTTTCCACCTAAGAttgcaaacaggaaaacaaaaagcaaaacaaataaggGAGGGATAACTCAGCCAAACATAAATGATAGCTTGGAAATTACCAAACTGGACTCTTCCATcatttcagaagggaaaatatcTACTGTTACACCACAGATCCAGGCTTTTACGctacagaaggcagcagcag aaGGTTTGATGAGCCTTCTTCGTGACATGGGGAAAGGTTATTTAGCCCTGTGCTCGTACAACTGCAAAGAAGCGATAAATATTTTAAGCCATTTGCCATCTCACCACTACAACACTGGCTGGGTGCTGTGCCAGATTGGAAGAGCTTACTTTGAACTTGCAGAATACATGCAG GCTGAAAGGATATTTTCAGAAGTGAGGAGGATTGAAAACTACAGAGTAGAAGGCATGGAGATCTATTCAACTACGCTGTGGCATCTGCAGAAAGATGTTgctctttcagttctttcaaaGGATTTAACAGACATGGATAAAAACTCACCAGAG GCATGGTGTGCTGCAGGGAACTGCTTCAGCTTGCAACGAGAGCATGACATTGCAATCAAGTTCTTCCAGAGAGCCATTCAAGTTGATCCAAACTATGCTTACGCCTACACCCTTTTGGGGCATGAATTTGTGTTAACAGAAGAGCTAGACAAAGCACTAGCTTGTTTTAGGAATGCAATCAGAGTCAACTCCAGGCACTATAATGCATG gtATGGGTTGGGAATGATTTATTACAAACAGGAGAAATTCAGTTTAGCAGAAATGCATTTCCAGAAAGCACTTGATATCAATCCTCAGAGCTCAGTCTTACTGTGTCACATTGGAGTA GTCCAGCACGCACtgaaaaaatctgaaaaggCTTTGGATACTCTAAACAAAGCAATTAACATTGACCCCAAGAACCCACTATGCAAATTCCATAGAGCTTCTGTACTGTTTGCAAATGAGAAATACAAG tctGCTTTGCAAGAACTTGAAGAACTGAAACAGATTGTTCCCAAAGAGTCTCTTGTTTACTTCTTAATAGGAAAG ATCCCAAAGGAGCCAACAACCAAATTAAAGAGGCTATTGATAAACGTTACCTTCCAGATGATGAGGAACCAATAA